Proteins from a genomic interval of Bradyrhizobium sp. CCGB01:
- a CDS encoding TonB-dependent receptor produces MGRRRLLMASVSTGLMSGLVFAGPAGAAQDEQTNVQNLPPIEVTAPPPPAVRRTAPTRPVARIGAPASAAPKTRIYVYPTSPGTGRGLDVDKVPSAINAVDASQIRRTASPDIAVALQQYVPGLSINEVTGNPFQPDVQFRGFVASPLAGTPQGLAVYQNGVRINEAFSDTVNWDLIPTAAIRSAVVVTNNPAYGLNALGGAIDLQMKNGFNYQGAEIDIMGGSFGRIQGSAQWGKQVDNNWAVYGALEGIRDNGFRNFSSSDVRRFYGDVGYRFEGNEFHLNMGVANNSLAGPSTVPAELLQQYWGATYTTPQTISNKVGYLNLTGKVEATPTWTFEGTAHLRGFKQNTADGNPTDTVPCDADATLLCFGDVNPLTGLQAPANGLNGVQLANTFAPDAILGEIDRTSTKSTTFGVSGQATNTDQLFGHDNRFVIGASYDVSSTRFTGSAELGTVGTNYVVTGSGIFLGASGDPTSVGPVSLRTVNQYQGLYALDTFNVDDRFAVTAGGRFNAARVTLMDQLGTALNGDHTYDRFNPIIGGTYKITSEVTAYAGYSEANRVPTPLELGCADPARPCIIGQFLIADPPLQQVVSKTFEAGFRGTKELNIGSLGWKIGAYRATNYDDILATPIPGLTGFGFFQNVGRTRRQGVEAEVSLKSNVLQFQASYAFLDARFLDALTLGSDSPFADADGNIQVLPGNHIPRLPSHLIKASIEYAVTDVWKVGGDALFVSSQYFVGDESNQFPKLPSYTVFNLHTSYQITKNFQIYGRVNNIFDNRYSTLGTFFDREALPNFTNGAEFNDPRSLSPARPRAFYAGMRVTF; encoded by the coding sequence ATGGGCAGGCGTCGTTTGTTGATGGCCTCGGTGTCGACGGGGCTGATGTCGGGGTTGGTTTTCGCAGGCCCTGCCGGGGCTGCGCAGGACGAGCAGACCAACGTCCAGAACCTGCCGCCGATCGAGGTCACGGCGCCACCGCCGCCGGCCGTGAGGCGCACCGCGCCAACGCGACCGGTCGCGCGCATCGGCGCGCCGGCGTCCGCCGCTCCGAAGACCCGAATATACGTTTATCCGACATCACCGGGCACCGGCAGAGGTCTCGATGTCGACAAGGTGCCGTCGGCGATCAATGCGGTTGATGCCAGCCAGATCAGGCGTACCGCCTCGCCAGATATCGCCGTTGCCCTGCAGCAGTACGTGCCTGGTCTCAGCATCAATGAAGTGACCGGCAATCCATTCCAGCCCGATGTGCAGTTTCGCGGCTTCGTCGCTTCACCTCTGGCCGGCACGCCGCAGGGCCTCGCCGTCTACCAGAACGGCGTGCGCATCAACGAGGCGTTTTCCGACACCGTTAATTGGGATCTGATCCCGACGGCTGCGATCCGATCGGCAGTGGTCGTAACAAACAATCCGGCATACGGCCTTAACGCGCTCGGCGGCGCCATCGATCTGCAGATGAAGAACGGCTTCAACTATCAAGGTGCCGAGATCGACATCATGGGCGGTTCGTTCGGCCGCATCCAGGGCTCTGCGCAATGGGGCAAGCAGGTCGACAATAACTGGGCGGTCTACGGAGCGCTCGAAGGCATTCGCGACAACGGCTTCCGCAATTTCTCGTCATCGGACGTCAGGCGCTTCTACGGCGATGTCGGGTATCGCTTTGAAGGCAACGAATTCCACCTCAATATGGGCGTCGCCAACAATTCCCTGGCAGGACCCAGCACTGTTCCGGCCGAATTGCTCCAGCAATATTGGGGTGCGACCTACACGACGCCGCAAACCATTTCCAACAAGGTCGGCTATCTCAACCTGACCGGCAAGGTGGAGGCGACGCCGACCTGGACCTTCGAGGGCACGGCGCATTTGCGGGGCTTCAAACAGAATACCGCGGATGGAAACCCGACTGATACGGTGCCCTGCGACGCGGATGCGACACTGCTTTGCTTTGGCGACGTCAACCCTTTGACCGGCCTTCAAGCGCCGGCCAACGGCCTCAACGGCGTTCAGCTCGCCAATACCTTTGCGCCGGATGCCATTCTCGGCGAGATCGATCGCACCAGCACGAAATCGACCACGTTTGGCGTCTCCGGGCAGGCGACGAACACCGATCAGTTGTTCGGTCATGACAACCGCTTTGTGATCGGCGCAAGCTATGATGTCAGCAGCACGCGCTTTACCGGTAGCGCCGAATTGGGGACGGTAGGTACGAACTATGTCGTTACGGGCAGCGGCATATTCCTGGGCGCGTCCGGTGACCCGACATCGGTAGGCCCCGTGTCGCTTCGTACCGTCAACCAATATCAGGGGCTCTATGCGCTCGATACGTTCAACGTGGACGATCGCTTTGCGGTGACGGCGGGCGGCCGGTTCAATGCGGCCCGTGTCACGCTGATGGACCAGCTCGGCACCGCGCTCAATGGCGATCATACCTATGACCGATTCAATCCCATCATCGGCGGCACCTACAAGATCACGTCTGAAGTCACCGCCTATGCCGGCTATTCCGAAGCCAACCGGGTGCCGACGCCACTCGAACTCGGCTGCGCTGATCCGGCGAGGCCGTGCATCATCGGGCAGTTCCTGATCGCTGACCCCCCACTTCAGCAAGTCGTATCCAAGACGTTCGAAGCTGGCTTCCGCGGCACCAAGGAATTGAACATCGGTTCGCTCGGCTGGAAGATCGGTGCCTACCGTGCCACCAACTACGACGACATCCTCGCGACCCCAATTCCGGGCCTGACCGGCTTTGGCTTTTTCCAGAACGTCGGCCGGACACGCAGGCAGGGCGTCGAAGCCGAAGTGAGCCTGAAGTCGAATGTGCTTCAGTTCCAGGCGAGCTACGCATTCCTTGATGCACGCTTCCTCGACGCGCTGACGCTTGGCTCAGACAGCCCGTTCGCCGACGCGGACGGCAACATCCAGGTCTTGCCGGGTAATCACATCCCGCGCCTGCCGAGCCACCTCATCAAGGCCAGCATCGAATATGCGGTTACCGATGTTTGGAAGGTCGGTGGTGATGCGCTCTTTGTCTCGAGCCAGTATTTCGTCGGCGATGAGTCCAACCAGTTTCCGAAGTTGCCCTCGTACACCGTCTTCAACCTCCACACCTCCTACCAGATCACCAAGAACTTCCAGATCTACGGGCGGGTGAACAATATTTTCGACAACCGCTACTCGACCCTTGGCACATTCTTCGACCGCGAAGCCCTGCCCAACTTCACCAATGGCGCCGAATTCAACGACCCGCGCTCGCTGAGCCCGGCAAGGCCAAGGGCGTTCTATGCGGGCAT
- a CDS encoding histidine kinase translates to MWQNLSLRARINLLLALLLALGLAVNIGRQVAEAGPRVQAEDQSVIRLAREFIEMIVADLNEAPDPDAKLNQIARDLSRLRHVSIALKDAGGNPLTPPRTEADDDARGPPAWFVSLVHPEQSAVSVPVSIQGKPGSLVITAHPDDEIAEIWDAIVTQLEVGSVIALALFLVMMTVVGRALAPLQSLAQMMAELEDGRYGARVAPGGAPELAAICTKLNHLAATLGEAVEDKRRLAERAVSLQDLERKEIARELHDEFGPYLFSLRAHASALAKQADGRAPSADAVRKHGSAMMEQINALQQFNRRVLERLRPVGLAELGLRQALESLSRLWRESHPDVAIETTISPALGVTGETADLTIYRIVQEALTNVFRHAGATSVNVVIEPVEQAGGRGCARVRVSDNGRGMEPGQKLGFGLVGMRERILALGGTLNVVSGEGGLTVEALVPTAGA, encoded by the coding sequence ATGTGGCAAAATCTATCGTTGCGCGCGCGCATCAACCTGTTGCTGGCGCTGCTGCTGGCGCTGGGGCTCGCGGTCAATATCGGCCGCCAGGTCGCCGAAGCCGGGCCGCGCGTGCAGGCCGAGGACCAGAGCGTGATCCGGCTCGCGCGCGAATTCATCGAGATGATCGTGGCCGACCTCAACGAAGCGCCCGATCCGGATGCCAAGCTGAACCAGATCGCGCGCGATCTCAGCCGCCTGCGCCATGTCAGCATAGCCCTCAAGGACGCCGGCGGGAACCCGCTGACGCCGCCGCGAACCGAAGCCGACGACGATGCGCGCGGGCCGCCGGCCTGGTTCGTCAGTCTGGTTCATCCCGAGCAGAGCGCGGTGAGCGTGCCCGTCTCGATCCAAGGCAAGCCCGGCTCGCTGGTGATCACCGCGCATCCCGATGACGAGATCGCCGAGATCTGGGACGCCATCGTCACCCAGCTCGAGGTTGGCTCGGTGATCGCGCTCGCGCTGTTCCTGGTGATGATGACGGTCGTGGGTCGCGCGCTCGCCCCCCTCCAGTCATTGGCGCAAATGATGGCCGAGCTCGAAGACGGGCGCTATGGCGCGCGCGTCGCGCCGGGCGGTGCCCCTGAGCTCGCCGCGATCTGCACCAAGCTCAATCATCTTGCGGCGACGCTGGGTGAGGCGGTCGAGGACAAGCGGCGCCTTGCCGAGCGCGCGGTGTCGCTCCAGGACCTCGAGCGCAAGGAGATCGCACGCGAGCTCCATGACGAGTTCGGGCCCTATCTTTTCTCGCTGCGCGCACATGCGAGCGCGCTGGCGAAGCAGGCGGATGGACGCGCCCCGAGCGCGGATGCCGTGCGAAAACACGGCAGTGCCATGATGGAGCAGATCAACGCGCTTCAGCAGTTCAATCGCCGGGTGCTGGAACGGCTCCGGCCCGTGGGCCTCGCCGAGCTCGGCCTGCGCCAGGCGCTGGAATCGCTGTCGCGGTTGTGGCGGGAGTCGCATCCCGACGTCGCGATCGAAACCACGATCTCGCCGGCGCTCGGCGTCACCGGCGAGACCGCCGACCTCACCATTTACCGCATCGTGCAGGAGGCGCTCACCAACGTGTTCCGCCATGCCGGCGCGACCTCGGTGAATGTCGTCATCGAACCCGTGGAGCAGGCCGGCGGCCGCGGCTGCGCCCGGGTACGGGTCAGCGACAATGGCCGTGGCATGGAGCCGGGCCAGAAGCTCGGCTTCGGCCTCGTCGGCATGCGCGAGCGAATTCTGGCGCTGGGCGGGACGCTCAACGTCGTCTCCGGCGAGGGCGGCTTGACCGTCGAGGCGCTGGTTCCGACGGCGGGGGCCTGA
- a CDS encoding response regulator transcription factor has protein sequence MRILIVDDHPIVASGCRAVLADEGEIEILEAADAEDGECVFIVERPDLSIIDINLPTVSGFELARRILERAPEARIIMFSMNDDPAFAARAIECGAKGYVSKTGDPDDLVEAIRAVGGGGTYLPTAIARSIAFAGPALAQSPLSKLNAREMEILRLLSAGKSLSEIAWLVQSSYKTVANTSSIMRQKLGVKTSVELVRLAIDSGVA, from the coding sequence ATGCGCATTCTGATCGTCGACGATCATCCTATTGTCGCCTCCGGCTGCCGTGCCGTGCTGGCCGACGAGGGCGAGATCGAGATCCTGGAGGCCGCCGACGCCGAAGACGGCGAGTGCGTCTTCATCGTCGAGCGCCCCGACCTCTCGATCATCGACATCAACCTGCCGACCGTCTCCGGCTTCGAGCTCGCGCGCCGCATCCTCGAGCGCGCGCCGGAAGCCCGCATCATCATGTTCAGCATGAACGACGACCCTGCCTTTGCCGCGCGGGCGATCGAGTGCGGCGCCAAGGGCTACGTCTCCAAGACTGGCGACCCCGACGACCTCGTCGAGGCGATCCGCGCTGTCGGAGGCGGCGGCACTTATCTGCCCACCGCGATCGCACGCAGCATCGCGTTCGCGGGACCTGCGCTGGCGCAAAGCCCGCTGTCGAAGCTGAACGCGCGCGAGATGGAGATCCTGCGGCTGCTCAGCGCCGGAAAGAGCCTGTCCGAGATCGCCTGGCTGGTGCAATCGTCCTACAAGACGGTGGCCAACACCTCCTCGATCATGCGCCAGAAACTCGGCGTGAAGACCTCGGTCGAGCTGGTTCGGCTGGCGATCGACAGCGGCGTCGCCTGA